The stretch of DNA GGGCGGGTCCATGTTGAGCATGATCAGCTTCTGGCCCTCGAAGCCGTCCTGGGTGATCTCCGGGTTGAAGCGGATGATCGCGGTGTTGGTGGAGGAGGAGAAGGTCTCCGGGTGGACCGACACCTCCTTGACGTCGGCGTGCCGGGTGACGGCCCAGTAGCCGCCGTCGTCGAAGCCGGTGGTGCCGTGCGGCTGGGCGATCCAGTGCACCGGGGTGGTGCCGCGGAGCAGGGCGAACTCGGGCAGCGGGACCCGCTGCTGGTTGAGCTCGGGATCGGTGAAGTCGAAGCCGTCGGGCAGGACCGGGCAGGTCATCGGGGCCTCCAAAGCTACCGACGGTCAGCCGCTGGATTAGCTGACGGAGCGTCAGATCTGCCTTAGACCGTAGTAACGGGTTCTAGTCCGCGCAAGAGCCTTGCGTGACAGTGCTCACGGCGAATACAAAGGGGGCCAGAACTAGAACGCGTATCAGTTCTCTTCGGCGTCCCACGGACGCTGGAGCTTCCGGAGGGCGAGTCATGGCCGCTGAACCCGTCATCGTCGAAGCAGTGCGCACCCCCATCGGTAAGCGAGGCGGAGCCCTCGCCAACCTCCACCCCGGCTATCTGCTCGGGGAGACCTTCAGGGAACTGCTCGCCCGCACGGGTGTGCAGCCGGACGTCGTCGAGCAGATCGTCAGCGGGACGGTCACCCACGCCGGCGAACAGTCGATGAACCCCGCCCGCACCGCCTGGCTCGCTATGGGCCTGCCGTACGAGGTCGCCGCCACCACGGTCGACTGTCAGTGCGGCTCCTCGCAGCAGGCCAACCACATGGTCGCCAACATGGTCGCGGCGGGCGTGATCGACGTCGGCATCGCCTGCGGCGTCGAGTCCATGTCCCGGGTGCCGCTCGGCGCCGCCTCCGCGCACGGGCCCGGACGGCCGTTCCCGGAGGAGTGGAACGTCGACCTGCCCAACCAGTTCGAGGCCGCCGAGCGGATCGCGCGGCGGCGCGGGCTCAGCCGCAGCGACCTGGACCGGTTCGGCGTGGCCTCGCAGCAGCGCGCCGCCAACGCCTGGGCCGAGGAGCGGTTCAAGCGCGAGACGTACGCCGTCCAGGTCCCGACCACGGAGGCCGAACAGCTCGCCGGACAGGGCATGTGGCGGCTGTTCGACCGGGACGAGGGCCTGCGGGACACCTCGCTGGAGGCGCTGGCCGGGCTGCGCCCGGTGCTCCCCACCGCCATGCACACGGCCGGCACGTCCTCGCAGATCTCCGACGGTTCGGCCGCGGTGATGTGGGCGTCCCGGCG from Streptomyces sp. 846.5 encodes:
- a CDS encoding steroid 3-ketoacyl-CoA thiolase: MAAEPVIVEAVRTPIGKRGGALANLHPGYLLGETFRELLARTGVQPDVVEQIVSGTVTHAGEQSMNPARTAWLAMGLPYEVAATTVDCQCGSSQQANHMVANMVAAGVIDVGIACGVESMSRVPLGAASAHGPGRPFPEEWNVDLPNQFEAAERIARRRGLSRSDLDRFGVASQQRAANAWAEERFKRETYAVQVPTTEAEQLAGQGMWRLFDRDEGLRDTSLEALAGLRPVLPTAMHTAGTSSQISDGSAAVMWASRRAARALGLTPRARIVAQAVVGTDPHYHLDGPIDATRAVLGKAGMKLSDIDVVEINEAFASVVLSWAQVMEADMDKVNVNGGAIALGHPVGSTGARLITTALHELERTGKEFALVTMCAGGALATGTILQRI